The following proteins come from a genomic window of Halorussus halophilus:
- a CDS encoding ATP synthase subunit B, whose product MKEYQTITEISGPLVFAEVDEPIGYDEIVEIETPDGETKRGQVLESSKGLVAIQVFEGTEGIDTKSSVRFLGETMKMPVTEDLLGRVLDGSGQPIDGGPEIVPDDRHDIVGAAINPYAREYPEEFIQTGVSAIDGMNTLVRGQKLPIFSGSGLPHNELALQIARQATVPEEDEASDDDEGSEFAVIFGAMGITQEEANEFMQDFERTGALERSVVFMNLADDPAVERTVTPRMALTTAEYLAFEKDYHVLVILTDMTNYCEALREIGAAREEVPGRRGYPGYMYTDLAQLYERAGRIEGRDGSVTQIPILTMPGDDDTHPIPDLTGYITEGQIYVDRDLNSQGVVPPIQVLPSLSRLMDDGIGEGLTREDHADVSDQMYAAYAEGEDLRDLVNIVGREALSERDNKYLDFADRFEEEFVDQGFETDRSIEETLDLGWELLGMLPTEELNRVDEEFIEEYYPEEAAAEVSADD is encoded by the coding sequence ATGAAAGAATACCAGACTATCACTGAAATCAGCGGTCCGCTGGTGTTCGCCGAAGTAGACGAGCCGATTGGCTACGACGAAATCGTCGAAATCGAGACGCCAGACGGCGAGACCAAGCGCGGACAGGTACTCGAATCGAGCAAAGGCCTCGTCGCGATTCAGGTGTTCGAAGGCACCGAGGGTATCGACACGAAGAGTTCGGTTCGGTTCCTCGGCGAGACGATGAAGATGCCGGTCACCGAAGACCTGCTCGGACGCGTCCTCGACGGTTCCGGCCAGCCTATCGACGGCGGTCCGGAAATCGTCCCGGACGACCGTCACGACATCGTCGGCGCGGCAATCAACCCGTACGCCCGCGAGTACCCCGAAGAGTTCATTCAGACCGGCGTGTCCGCCATCGACGGCATGAACACGCTGGTTCGCGGCCAGAAGCTCCCCATCTTCTCGGGGTCCGGTCTCCCGCACAACGAACTCGCGCTCCAGATTGCGCGACAGGCGACGGTGCCGGAAGAAGACGAAGCCTCGGATGACGACGAAGGCTCCGAATTCGCAGTCATCTTCGGCGCGATGGGCATCACGCAGGAGGAGGCGAACGAGTTCATGCAGGACTTCGAGCGCACGGGCGCACTCGAACGCTCTGTGGTCTTCATGAACCTCGCGGACGACCCCGCAGTCGAGCGGACGGTCACGCCGCGGATGGCACTCACCACTGCGGAGTACCTCGCGTTCGAGAAGGACTACCACGTGCTGGTCATCCTGACGGACATGACCAACTACTGTGAGGCGCTGCGTGAAATCGGTGCCGCGCGTGAAGAGGTGCCGGGTCGCCGTGGCTACCCCGGTTACATGTACACCGACCTCGCACAACTCTACGAGCGTGCGGGTCGTATCGAGGGCCGTGACGGGTCTGTCACGCAGATTCCCATCCTCACGATGCCGGGCGACGACGACACCCACCCGATTCCGGACCTGACCGGATACATCACCGAGGGTCAGATCTACGTGGACCGCGACCTCAACTCGCAGGGCGTCGTCCCGCCGATTCAGGTGCTGCCGAGCCTCTCACGCCTGATGGACGACGGTATCGGCGAGGGACTCACCCGCGAGGACCACGCCGACGTCTCCGACCAGATGTACGCGGCGTACGCGGAAGGTGAAGACCTCCGCGACCTCGTGAACATCGTCGGCCGCGAAGCACTGAGCGAACGTGACAACAAGTACCTCGACTTCGCCGACCGCTTCGAAGAGGAGTTCGTGGACCAAGGCTTCGAGACGGACCGCTCCATCGAGGAGACGCTCGACCTCGGTTGGGAACTGCTCGGCATGCTCCCCACGGAGGAACTCAACCGCGTGGACGAGGAGTTCATCGAGGAGTACTACCCAGAAGAAGCAGCCGCAGAAGTCTCGGCGGACGACTGA
- the ahaH gene encoding ATP synthase archaeal subunit H — protein MPRPEVLERIKEAEQEADEIVEEAEENREARISEARKEAEDIRNEAEEEAAELHEERLADAREEIEAEREKLLAEGEQEREQLENRAEQNTEEVVEYVVDLFQEAVHAQT, from the coding sequence ATGCCGAGGCCAGAGGTTCTCGAACGAATCAAGGAGGCCGAGCAAGAGGCCGACGAGATCGTCGAAGAGGCCGAGGAGAACCGCGAAGCGCGTATCTCCGAGGCTCGTAAGGAGGCAGAGGACATCCGAAACGAGGCCGAGGAGGAGGCTGCGGAGCTCCACGAGGAGCGCCTCGCCGACGCGCGTGAAGAGATAGAAGCCGAACGAGAGAAACTGCTCGCGGAGGGTGAACAGGAACGCGAGCAACTCGAAAACCGTGCGGAGCAGAACACGGAGGAGGTAGTCGAGTACGTCGTAGACCTGTTCCAGGAGGCGGTGCATGCTCAGACCTGA
- a CDS encoding V-type ATP synthase subunit D → MAKDVKPTRKNLMQIEDRIELSERGHDTLEQKRDGLIMEFMDILDQAQDVRSDLEDNYEEAQQKINMARAMEGDVAVRGAAAALKEHPEITTESKNIMGVVVPQIESSKVQKSLDERGYGVLGTSARIDEAAEAYEELLESIILAAEVETAMKKMLTEIETTKRRVNALEFKLLPELNENKEYIEQKLEEQEREEIFRLKKIKSKKEEEEKEEREREAESAEAEEPVTAD, encoded by the coding sequence ATGGCCAAGGACGTCAAACCGACTCGGAAGAACTTGATGCAGATAGAGGACCGCATCGAACTCTCCGAGCGGGGACACGACACGCTTGAACAGAAACGAGACGGGCTCATCATGGAGTTCATGGACATCCTCGACCAGGCGCAGGACGTGCGCTCGGACCTGGAGGACAACTACGAGGAGGCCCAGCAGAAGATCAACATGGCGCGCGCCATGGAAGGTGACGTCGCAGTGCGCGGAGCCGCCGCGGCACTCAAGGAACACCCCGAAATCACGACCGAGTCGAAGAACATCATGGGCGTCGTCGTACCCCAGATCGAGTCGAGCAAGGTCCAGAAGTCGCTGGACGAGCGCGGCTACGGCGTTCTCGGAACGAGCGCCCGTATCGACGAGGCCGCGGAGGCCTACGAGGAACTGCTCGAAAGCATCATCCTCGCCGCAGAGGTCGAGACGGCGATGAAGAAGATGCTGACCGAAATCGAGACGACCAAGCGCCGCGTCAACGCGCTGGAGTTCAAACTCCTCCCCGAACTCAACGAGAACAAAGAGTACATCGAGCAGAAACTCGAAGAACAGGAGCGCGAGGAGATCTTCCGCCTGAAGAAGATCAAGTCCAAGAAGGAAGAAGAGGAGAAAGAAGAGCGCGAACGCGAGGCCGAGTCGGCCGAAGCGGAAGAACCAGTCACTGCGGACTGA
- a CDS encoding DUF6276 family protein, translated as MSCSECGGEQLDFTVPEELREFLRGDSAHVALCTRCLTLDPIEDAPDDLPDFTTISDAFPNDDETAATLALAVGLLADSLTLHRAEIESLLERVERAGTDPLLAIDYLATDPNLEPAFDWERRQVQLEQLLYE; from the coding sequence ATGTCCTGCTCCGAATGCGGCGGCGAGCAACTCGACTTTACAGTTCCCGAGGAGTTACGCGAGTTCCTCCGGGGCGACTCGGCACACGTCGCGCTCTGCACGCGCTGTCTCACCCTCGACCCAATCGAAGACGCGCCAGACGACTTGCCGGACTTCACTACGATTAGCGACGCGTTTCCGAACGACGACGAGACGGCCGCGACGCTCGCGCTCGCAGTCGGCCTGCTCGCCGACTCGCTGACGCTCCACCGTGCCGAAATCGAGTCGCTACTGGAGCGCGTCGAGCGCGCGGGCACAGACCCACTGCTGGCTATCGACTATCTCGCCACCGACCCGAATCTCGAACCGGCATTCGATTGGGAGCGCCGGCAGGTGCAACTGGAGCAACTCTTGTACGAGTGA
- a CDS encoding ATP synthase subunit A encodes MSQATESESVREDGLIESVSGPVVTATDLDARMNDVVYVGEEGLMGEVIEIEGNLTTIQVYEETSNVAPGEPVENTGDPLSVDLGPGMMDSIYDGVQRPLAVLEDKMGAFLDRGVDAPGIDLEKTWEFTPEVSEGDEVEPGQIVGTVPETESIEHKVMVPPDYEGGEVVSIESGNFDVTETVAELDNGEEIQMRQEWPVREARPAKEKETPTTPLVSGQRILDGLFPIAKGGTAAIPGPFGSGKTVTQHQLAKWADADIVVYVGCGERGNEMTEVIDDFPELEDPVTGKPLMSRTCLIANTSNMPVAARESCVYTGITIAEYYRDMGYDVALMADSTSRWAEAMREISSRLEEMPGEEGYPAYLAARLSEFYERAGYFQNINGTEGSVSAIGAVSPPGGDFSEPVTQNTLRIVKCFWALDADLAERRHFPSINWDESYSLYKDQLDPWYREEVAEDFPERRQWAVDVLDEEGELQEIVQLVGKDALPEDQQLTLEVARYIREAWLQQNAFHDVDTYCSPEKTYAMLGAIKTFNDEAFEALEAGVPVEEIQDIDAAPRLNRINVQEEWEEYIEDVEANIKEQLREKY; translated from the coding sequence ATGAGCCAAGCTACTGAAAGCGAGAGCGTCCGCGAGGACGGTCTCATCGAGAGCGTAAGTGGACCGGTCGTGACCGCCACTGACCTCGACGCCCGGATGAACGACGTCGTCTACGTCGGCGAGGAAGGACTGATGGGCGAGGTCATCGAAATCGAGGGGAACCTGACCACGATTCAGGTGTACGAGGAAACCTCGAACGTCGCGCCCGGCGAACCAGTCGAGAACACCGGCGACCCGCTGTCCGTGGACCTCGGGCCGGGCATGATGGACTCCATCTACGACGGCGTCCAGCGCCCGCTCGCTGTCCTCGAAGACAAGATGGGTGCCTTCCTCGACCGCGGTGTTGACGCACCCGGTATCGACCTCGAAAAGACGTGGGAGTTCACTCCCGAAGTCAGCGAGGGCGACGAAGTCGAACCCGGTCAAATCGTCGGCACGGTCCCCGAGACCGAGAGCATCGAACACAAAGTGATGGTCCCGCCGGACTACGAGGGTGGCGAAGTCGTCTCCATCGAGAGCGGTAACTTCGACGTCACCGAGACGGTTGCCGAACTCGACAACGGCGAGGAGATTCAGATGCGCCAGGAGTGGCCGGTCCGTGAGGCCCGTCCCGCCAAAGAGAAGGAGACCCCGACGACGCCGCTGGTCTCCGGACAGCGCATCCTCGACGGCCTGTTCCCGATTGCGAAGGGTGGGACGGCCGCGATTCCGGGTCCGTTCGGGTCCGGGAAGACCGTCACGCAGCACCAACTCGCGAAGTGGGCCGACGCGGACATCGTCGTCTACGTCGGCTGTGGCGAGCGTGGCAACGAGATGACCGAAGTCATCGACGACTTCCCGGAACTGGAAGACCCAGTTACCGGGAAGCCGCTGATGTCCCGCACTTGCCTCATCGCCAACACGTCGAACATGCCCGTCGCGGCGCGTGAATCCTGCGTGTACACGGGTATCACCATCGCGGAGTACTACCGCGACATGGGGTACGACGTGGCGCTGATGGCCGACTCCACCTCCCGGTGGGCAGAGGCCATGCGCGAGATTTCCTCGCGTCTCGAAGAGATGCCCGGCGAAGAGGGGTACCCCGCGTACCTCGCCGCGCGTCTCAGCGAGTTCTACGAGCGAGCAGGCTACTTCCAGAACATCAACGGCACCGAGGGTTCGGTCTCCGCAATCGGCGCGGTTTCGCCGCCGGGCGGCGACTTCTCGGAGCCTGTCACGCAGAACACCCTGCGTATCGTGAAGTGCTTCTGGGCGCTCGACGCCGACCTCGCCGAGCGACGACACTTCCCATCCATCAACTGGGACGAGTCCTACTCGCTGTACAAGGACCAGCTCGACCCGTGGTACCGAGAGGAAGTCGCGGAGGACTTCCCCGAGCGACGCCAGTGGGCAGTTGACGTGCTCGACGAGGAGGGCGAACTGCAGGAGATCGTCCAACTCGTCGGTAAGGACGCCCTGCCGGAGGACCAGCAGCTCACGCTCGAAGTCGCGCGGTACATCCGCGAAGCGTGGCTCCAGCAGAACGCGTTCCACGACGTGGACACGTACTGCTCCCCGGAGAAGACCTACGCGATGCTCGGCGCTATCAAGACGTTCAACGACGAGGCGTTCGAAGCGCTCGAAGCCGGTGTCCCGGTCGAGGAGATTCAGGACATCGACGCCGCGCCGCGCCTCAACCGTATCAACGTCCAAGAGGAGTGGGAGGAGTACATCGAGGACGTGGAAGCAAACATCAAAGAGCAGCTTAGGGAGAAGTACTAA
- a CDS encoding CDP-2,3-bis-(O-geranylgeranyl)-sn-glycerol synthase: MDIFETIVVALWAMLPAYVPNNAAVLAGGGRPIDGGRTWGGRRVLGDGKTWRGTAVGIAAGAVLAAILNALAPVVVRTSDIALPEFPLAAMFALPAGAMLGDIAASFIKRRTGRQRGAAFPLLDQLDFVVFALLLTLLAAPAWFGDVFTVPVLVVIVVVTPLLHLVTNGIAYLLGLKDEPW, from the coding sequence ATGGATATCTTCGAGACGATTGTAGTCGCACTCTGGGCGATGCTCCCCGCCTACGTGCCGAACAACGCGGCGGTGTTGGCGGGCGGCGGCCGCCCTATCGACGGCGGACGCACGTGGGGTGGGCGGCGAGTGTTGGGCGACGGCAAGACGTGGCGCGGCACCGCGGTCGGCATCGCGGCGGGTGCAGTGCTGGCGGCAATTCTGAACGCGCTCGCACCAGTGGTCGTTCGAACCTCCGACATCGCTCTCCCGGAGTTCCCACTCGCCGCGATGTTCGCACTGCCTGCGGGAGCGATGCTAGGTGACATCGCGGCGTCGTTCATCAAGCGCCGGACGGGTCGCCAGCGGGGGGCGGCCTTCCCGCTCCTCGACCAGTTGGACTTCGTCGTGTTCGCGCTTCTGCTGACGTTGCTGGCCGCGCCTGCGTGGTTCGGCGACGTGTTCACCGTGCCGGTGTTGGTCGTCATCGTGGTCGTGACGCCACTGCTCCATCTGGTGACGAACGGCATCGCGTATCTGCTGGGGCTGAAGGACGAACCCTGGTAA
- a CDS encoding methyltransferase domain-containing protein, whose protein sequence is MGILENKSNARLFYKYLSKVYDQVNPFIWNEEMRDESLSMLDIDEDDRVLDVGCGTGFATEGLLEHSDNVYALDQSVHQLQKAWQKLGKHDPVSFTRGDAERLPFQTDSFDVVWSSGSIEYWPNPILALREIRRITKPGGQVLIVGPNYPESTVFQKLADAIMLFYDREEADRMFEEAGYVDVRHREMGPSYDPDIAITSVAKVPEE, encoded by the coding sequence ATGGGTATCCTCGAAAACAAGAGTAACGCGCGGCTCTTCTACAAGTATCTCTCGAAGGTGTACGACCAAGTCAACCCGTTCATCTGGAACGAGGAGATGCGCGACGAGTCGCTGTCGATGCTCGACATCGACGAGGACGACAGAGTACTCGACGTTGGCTGTGGCACTGGATTCGCCACAGAAGGCCTACTCGAACACAGCGACAACGTCTACGCGCTCGACCAGAGCGTCCACCAACTCCAGAAGGCGTGGCAGAAACTCGGCAAACACGACCCCGTCAGTTTCACGCGCGGCGACGCCGAACGCCTCCCCTTCCAGACGGACAGCTTCGACGTGGTGTGGTCGTCCGGCTCTATCGAGTACTGGCCCAACCCCATCCTCGCACTCCGGGAGATTCGCCGCATCACCAAACCCGGCGGGCAGGTCCTCATCGTCGGCCCGAACTACCCCGAGAGTACGGTCTTCCAGAAGCTCGCGGACGCCATCATGCTGTTCTACGACCGCGAGGAGGCCGACCGGATGTTCGAAGAAGCGGGCTACGTGGACGTTCGACACCGCGAGATGGGGCCGAGTTACGACCCCGAC
- a CDS encoding V-type ATP synthase subunit F → MSQEIAVVGSPEFTTGFRLAGVRKFENVPDDEKDDELDDAVTRVLEDEEIGIIVMHDGDLDHLSRKVRNEVETSVEPTMVAIGGSGAGSGGLRDKIKRAIGIDLMDEDEQGENE, encoded by the coding sequence ATGAGCCAAGAGATTGCCGTCGTCGGCAGTCCCGAGTTCACCACCGGCTTCCGCCTCGCGGGCGTTCGGAAGTTCGAGAACGTCCCGGACGACGAGAAAGACGACGAACTCGACGACGCCGTCACCCGCGTCCTCGAAGACGAGGAAATCGGCATCATCGTGATGCACGACGGCGACCTCGACCACCTCTCCCGAAAGGTACGAAACGAAGTCGAGACGAGCGTCGAACCGACGATGGTCGCCATCGGCGGAAGCGGTGCGGGCAGCGGCGGACTGCGCGACAAGATCAAGCGCGCAATCGGTATCGACCTTATGGACGAAGACGAACAAGGTGAGAACGAATGA
- a CDS encoding V-type ATP synthase subunit E — MSLDTVAEDIRNEARERAKEIEAEGEERAAAIISDAESDAEEILAEQEKETEQTIAQEREQKLSSAKLEAKQKRLEARRDVLQDVRASVEDSIANLEGDDREELTRELLDDAAEEFEDGDTVHVYGAESDDELLTDIVTDYDGYEYAGEYDCLGGVVVESEQSRLRVNNTFDSVLESVWEDNLQNISNRLFEQ, encoded by the coding sequence ATGAGTCTGGACACGGTAGCAGAAGACATTAGAAACGAAGCCCGCGAGCGCGCGAAGGAGATTGAAGCCGAGGGCGAAGAGCGCGCAGCAGCAATTATCTCGGATGCGGAGTCGGACGCCGAAGAGATACTCGCGGAGCAAGAGAAGGAGACGGAACAAACAATCGCCCAAGAGCGCGAGCAGAAGCTTTCCAGCGCGAAGCTGGAAGCCAAGCAGAAGCGCCTCGAAGCTCGACGCGACGTGCTGCAGGACGTTCGCGCCTCTGTCGAAGACAGCATCGCTAACCTCGAAGGCGACGACCGCGAGGAGCTGACGCGAGAACTGCTCGACGACGCGGCCGAAGAGTTCGAGGACGGCGACACCGTCCACGTCTACGGTGCGGAAAGCGACGACGAGTTGCTGACCGACATCGTCACCGACTACGACGGCTACGAGTACGCCGGCGAGTACGACTGTCTCGGTGGCGTCGTCGTCGAGAGCGAACAGTCCCGACTGCGCGTGAACAACACGTTCGACTCGGTGCTGGAGAGCGTCTGGGAGGACAACCTCCAGAACATCAGCAACCGCCTCTTCGAGCAATGA
- a CDS encoding V-type ATP synthase subunit I, with the protein MLRPEQMSKVSVTGSRAVMDDVIEAIHELNLVHLSNYDGSWEGFAPGNPVEGAEEASDKLVTVRSIESILDIEAEDAGPSRIVTDEALEDELESVRTEVNELDDRRNEVEEDLRDVEERLDSMQPFADLGIDLDLLSGYDNLQVAVGEGNEDEVQQALADTDDIAEYETFSEGRTVAVFAYPADDGDEDALDETLVGVDFAMLEIPDADGSPEEYVEELKHDRQKLESKLDSVENELEDIKLDTAGFLLAAEEKLSIDVQKSEAPLNFATTENAFIAEGWIPSERYTEFATALGDAVGDHVEVDELERAEYESMDDHTHGEPEGEQEVAADGGTTMGDDQPPTVQDNPGAVKPFELLVQTINRPKYFEFDPTVILFLTFPIFFGFMIGDVGYGILYAGIGYALYSRFDNPAFKSLGGIALWAGGFTTLFGILYGEIFGLHLIGTHLWGGNPPLHKGLQPAEVGYAYTWLVVSILVGLLHMTLGYVFGFIEELNHSPVDAVLEKGSWVLLFGGIWTWIFSTQASGTKPDFIYSIFAGEPFAFGFEGFSAGVGTLGLAIGLVGMALYVGGEIKHLGGAGILIGLLESLSVLSDALSYTRLAAVLLAKAGMAFVVNLLFFGVFVTQTDHGATWHFGLGHMYHVGDMYHGHEVTSVMFPGLIHSGIGGVLGGLLILVLGHLLVLALGITSAGLQAVRLEYVEFFGKFYEGGGEEYEPFGYERKYTTQD; encoded by the coding sequence ATGCTCAGACCTGAACAAATGAGCAAGGTGTCCGTGACCGGCTCGCGCGCGGTCATGGACGACGTTATCGAGGCGATTCACGAATTGAACCTCGTCCACCTCTCGAACTACGACGGCTCGTGGGAGGGCTTCGCGCCCGGTAACCCCGTCGAGGGTGCCGAGGAAGCGTCCGACAAGCTCGTCACCGTCCGGTCCATCGAGAGCATCCTCGACATCGAGGCCGAGGACGCCGGACCGAGTCGCATCGTCACCGACGAGGCGCTCGAAGACGAACTCGAATCGGTCCGAACCGAGGTCAACGAACTCGACGACCGTCGGAACGAAGTCGAGGAAGACCTCCGAGACGTCGAAGAGCGACTCGACTCGATGCAACCGTTCGCCGACCTCGGTATCGACCTCGACCTGCTGTCGGGCTACGACAACCTGCAGGTCGCAGTCGGCGAAGGCAACGAGGACGAAGTTCAGCAGGCACTCGCGGACACCGACGACATCGCCGAGTACGAGACGTTCAGCGAAGGTCGCACCGTCGCCGTCTTCGCGTACCCCGCAGACGACGGGGACGAAGACGCACTCGACGAGACGCTCGTCGGCGTTGACTTTGCGATGCTGGAAATCCCGGACGCCGACGGGAGTCCCGAGGAGTACGTCGAAGAGCTGAAACACGACCGCCAAAAGCTCGAATCCAAACTCGACAGCGTCGAGAACGAACTCGAAGACATCAAGCTCGACACTGCGGGCTTCCTGTTGGCGGCCGAAGAGAAGCTCTCTATCGACGTGCAGAAGTCCGAAGCGCCACTCAACTTCGCGACGACGGAGAACGCCTTTATCGCCGAGGGTTGGATTCCGTCCGAGCGCTACACCGAGTTCGCGACCGCACTCGGTGACGCAGTCGGCGACCACGTCGAAGTGGACGAACTCGAACGTGCAGAGTACGAGTCGATGGACGACCACACTCACGGGGAGCCCGAAGGTGAGCAAGAAGTCGCCGCAGACGGTGGGACGACGATGGGCGACGACCAGCCGCCGACCGTGCAGGACAACCCCGGCGCGGTCAAGCCGTTCGAACTGCTGGTCCAGACCATCAACCGACCGAAGTACTTCGAGTTCGACCCGACGGTCATACTGTTCCTCACGTTCCCGATTTTCTTCGGGTTCATGATCGGCGACGTCGGCTACGGAATCCTGTACGCGGGCATCGGTTACGCCCTGTACAGTCGCTTCGACAACCCCGCGTTCAAGAGTCTCGGCGGTATCGCGCTGTGGGCAGGCGGTTTCACCACGCTGTTCGGTATCCTGTACGGTGAAATCTTCGGCCTGCACCTCATCGGGACGCACCTGTGGGGCGGAAATCCGCCGCTCCACAAGGGACTGCAGCCCGCTGAAGTCGGCTACGCGTACACGTGGCTGGTCGTGTCGATACTCGTCGGCCTGCTCCACATGACGCTGGGCTACGTCTTCGGTTTCATCGAGGAACTGAACCACAGCCCCGTCGATGCTGTGCTGGAGAAAGGCTCGTGGGTGCTGTTGTTCGGTGGCATCTGGACGTGGATCTTCAGTACGCAGGCGTCTGGTACGAAGCCCGACTTCATCTACAGTATCTTCGCAGGCGAACCCTTCGCGTTCGGATTCGAAGGATTCTCCGCAGGCGTCGGTACCCTCGGTCTCGCAATCGGTCTGGTCGGAATGGCCCTCTACGTCGGGGGCGAAATCAAGCACTTGGGTGGTGCCGGTATTCTCATCGGCCTGCTCGAAAGCCTGAGCGTCCTCTCGGACGCCTTGTCGTACACCCGACTCGCCGCAGTGTTACTCGCCAAGGCAGGGATGGCCTTCGTGGTCAACCTCCTGTTCTTCGGTGTGTTCGTCACGCAGACAGACCACGGTGCGACGTGGCACTTCGGACTCGGACATATGTACCACGTTGGGGATATGTATCACGGTCACGAAGTCACCAGCGTCATGTTCCCCGGTCTCATCCACTCGGGTATCGGTGGCGTCCTCGGTGGTCTGCTTATCCTCGTCCTCGGACACCTGCTCGTGCTGGCGCTCGGTATCACGAGTGCCGGACTGCAGGCGGTCCGTCTCGAATACGTCGAGTTCTTCGGCAAGTTCTACGAAGGTGGCGGCGAGGAGTACGAACCGTTCGGCTACGAACGCAAGTACACGACGCAGGACTGA
- a CDS encoding V-type ATP synthase subunit C, giving the protein MSAKETEGTSNYEYVTARVRTRRAALFDDEDYRKLLRMGPGEIARYMEETEYETEVNALGSRYDGVDLIEYALNRNLAKHFEDLLRWSDGQLYAMIARYLRKFDAWNVKTVIRGIYSDSSRDSVESDLIRAGEFDDRLLERLLEAGTIEEAVELLDGTRYGDSLEAAYDDYETTGTLVPLENAIDRAYYEGLMEGVTDESSRAIELYVEFLQAEIDFRNVRNALRIARSGANIDPSEYFIEGGRLFDASELGQLAGNTDELVARIRDSTYGDELSDALDELERADSLIGFEHALDAALLEYSEHLSHVFPLSVCPVLAYVLAKEREVDNIRAIARGREAGLSEDEIENELVVL; this is encoded by the coding sequence ATGAGCGCCAAAGAGACTGAAGGAACGTCGAACTACGAGTACGTCACCGCGCGGGTCCGAACCCGCCGAGCTGCGCTGTTCGACGACGAGGACTACCGGAAACTCCTCCGGATGGGTCCGGGCGAAATCGCCCGCTACATGGAGGAGACCGAGTACGAGACCGAAGTGAACGCGCTCGGTTCGCGGTACGACGGCGTAGACCTCATCGAATACGCCCTCAACCGTAACCTGGCCAAACACTTCGAGGACCTGCTCCGGTGGTCCGACGGGCAACTGTACGCGATGATCGCCCGGTACCTTCGGAAGTTCGACGCGTGGAACGTCAAGACGGTTATTCGCGGCATCTACTCCGATTCGTCACGTGATTCGGTCGAGTCCGACCTCATCCGCGCGGGTGAGTTCGACGACCGACTCCTCGAACGCCTGCTCGAAGCGGGCACCATCGAAGAAGCCGTCGAACTGCTCGACGGCACCCGGTACGGCGACTCGCTGGAAGCCGCCTACGACGACTACGAGACGACTGGGACGCTAGTGCCGCTCGAAAACGCCATCGACCGAGCGTACTACGAAGGGCTGATGGAGGGCGTCACCGACGAATCGAGTCGCGCAATCGAACTGTACGTCGAATTCTTGCAAGCGGAGATCGACTTCCGGAACGTTCGGAACGCACTCCGCATCGCGCGGAGCGGCGCGAACATCGACCCCTCGGAGTACTTCATCGAAGGCGGTCGGTTGTTCGACGCGAGCGAACTCGGTCAACTCGCGGGTAACACCGACGAGTTGGTCGCACGCATCCGCGACAGTACGTACGGCGACGAACTGTCGGACGCACTCGACGAACTAGAGCGCGCGGACAGCCTCATCGGTTTCGAACACGCGCTCGACGCGGCGTTGCTCGAATACTCCGAGCATCTGTCGCACGTGTTCCCGCTGTCGGTGTGTCCCGTCTTGGCGTACGTACTCGCCAAAGAGCGGGAAGTAGACAACATCCGCGCAATCGCTCGCGGCCGCGAGGCCGGACTGAGCGAGGACGAAATCGAGAACGAACTGGTGGTACTATGA
- a CDS encoding F0F1 ATP synthase subunit C yields the protein MFEFVLAFVDSAVLLAQEGGAQAVPAIPPKAAAALAVGLAAFGAGYAERGIGAAAVGAIAEDESLFGTGLIMTVLPETLVILALVVVFLVPSTV from the coding sequence ATGTTCGAATTTGTACTTGCGTTCGTCGACAGTGCGGTATTGCTCGCTCAGGAAGGTGGCGCACAGGCCGTCCCCGCCATCCCGCCGAAAGCTGCAGCGGCCCTCGCAGTCGGTCTGGCCGCGTTCGGCGCAGGTTACGCAGAGCGCGGTATCGGTGCCGCCGCAGTCGGTGCCATCGCAGAGGACGAGAGCCTCTTCGGTACGGGTCTCATCATGACGGTCCTGCCCGAGACGCTCGTCATTCTGGCGCTGGTCGTCGTGTTCCTCGTCCCGTCCACGGTATAA